One segment of Candidatus Bathyarchaeota archaeon DNA contains the following:
- a CDS encoding DNA-directed RNA polymerase subunit B, with the protein MNSLSNHDLWNLMRSYLKEIGLVRQHIDSYNEFVENGFQEIIDEIGEISIEIEEQPFKIKLGKVEIGSPRVTEVDGSERKTYPMEARIRNLTYAAPLYLEMTQIISNREGENEIVYIGDFPVLLKSKICPLSKLSEEELIKIGEDPLDPGGYFIVNGSERVIVALEDLAPNKILLDVEQSGKNISHKAKIFSTTVGFRARIEITMKKDGAIHVSMPGIPSDLPLIVMMKALGVEEDAKIVEMVSGDPTIQNELESSFEKAVGIIGAKDALLFIGNRVAPGQITEYRMKRAEFVLDRNFMPHLGRNTDDRLEKACFLAEIANMIISLKQGRRVQDDKDHYGNKRLRLSGPLLTELFRIAFRNLTRDLKYQLERIALKKHMGFSISNAARPGIITERIQHSMATGNWVRGRVGVTQLLDRTNFSSTLSHLRRLQSPLSRSQPNLEARDLHPTHWGRLCPNETPEGSNCGLVKNLALSSIISIGTDPREVVERLRGMEITRIEKANVKLKETGARVIVEGIIAGLCKDPESLVKKIRTLRREGKISQELNIVCYMPTDDKGKPEVYVNCDSGRVRRPLIIVEDGEIKLNDEHIEKIARQELTWDDLIKEGIIEYLDADEEENALIALDKNKVNNDTTHLEIAPYSILGICASIIPYAEHNQSPRNAYESAMAKQALGIFSTNFPNRVDSRAHLLHYPEKPLVTTKGMDLMNYYDRPSGQNCVLAILSFQGYNMEDAIIFNKSSIDRGLVRSTFFRVYEADCKQYLGGLRDKFEVPESGIRGYRGEKYYQLLEEDGIISVESSVEGNSVLIGRTSPPRFLEEYKEFEVRGPTKRDSSACVRPSESGLVDQVFLTESVEGNKLVKVRVRNERVPELGDKFASRHGQKGIIGLLVSEENMPFTEDGIVPDIIINPHAIPSRMTIGQFIEALAGKVAALEGNMVDGTPFDNENLTDLRDRLLKSGFQHNGREVFYDGMSGNKFVADIFVGVVYYQKLHHMVSDKMHARARGQVQMLTRQPTEGRARGGGLRFGEMERDCLIGHGASALLRDRLLEESDKYIAMACENCGLLAYQDIKQNKYICRVCGDKTTISPVEISYAFKLLMQELMSLGIAPRLVVGERA; encoded by the coding sequence ATGAATTCATTATCTAATCATGATTTATGGAATTTGATGAGATCTTACTTAAAAGAAATAGGATTAGTTAGGCAACATATTGATTCCTACAATGAATTTGTAGAGAATGGTTTTCAAGAAATAATAGACGAAATCGGGGAAATATCCATAGAGATTGAAGAACAACCATTTAAAATAAAGCTTGGGAAGGTTGAGATAGGATCCCCAAGAGTAACAGAAGTAGATGGCTCTGAAAGAAAGACTTACCCAATGGAAGCTCGCATAAGGAACCTAACTTATGCAGCACCTCTTTACTTAGAAATGACTCAAATAATTAGTAATCGAGAAGGAGAGAATGAAATCGTTTATATCGGAGATTTTCCTGTCTTACTCAAATCCAAGATATGTCCGTTATCAAAATTATCAGAAGAAGAATTAATCAAAATTGGGGAGGATCCACTGGATCCTGGGGGCTACTTTATAGTAAATGGATCAGAGAGAGTGATAGTTGCATTAGAAGATTTGGCTCCAAACAAAATATTATTGGATGTTGAGCAATCTGGTAAAAATATTAGCCATAAAGCAAAAATTTTCTCAACTACTGTTGGTTTCAGAGCAAGAATAGAGATTACTATGAAAAAAGATGGTGCAATCCATGTGTCAATGCCTGGAATACCATCTGATTTACCATTGATAGTAATGATGAAGGCATTAGGGGTAGAAGAGGATGCTAAGATAGTTGAAATGGTTTCTGGCGATCCAACAATCCAAAATGAACTTGAGAGTTCATTCGAAAAAGCTGTGGGAATAATCGGAGCTAAAGATGCCCTGCTTTTCATAGGTAATAGAGTAGCTCCTGGACAGATAACAGAATATCGAATGAAGAGAGCCGAATTTGTCCTCGATAGGAATTTCATGCCGCATTTAGGAAGAAATACGGATGATAGACTTGAAAAAGCGTGCTTTCTTGCAGAAATTGCAAATATGATAATATCTCTTAAACAAGGAAGAAGAGTTCAAGATGATAAAGATCACTATGGAAATAAAAGATTAAGGCTTTCAGGACCATTACTTACCGAACTCTTTAGAATAGCTTTTAGAAATTTGACAAGAGATTTGAAATATCAACTTGAAAGAATCGCATTGAAAAAACATATGGGCTTCTCGATTTCGAATGCTGCAAGGCCTGGTATAATAACCGAAAGAATACAACATTCAATGGCTACTGGCAATTGGGTAAGGGGAAGGGTTGGAGTAACCCAACTTTTGGATAGAACTAATTTCTCATCAACATTAAGTCATCTAAGAAGATTACAATCTCCTTTAAGCAGAAGTCAACCCAATCTTGAAGCCAGAGACCTTCATCCAACACATTGGGGAAGATTGTGTCCTAATGAAACACCAGAAGGATCCAATTGCGGTCTTGTAAAAAATCTAGCTTTGTCATCTATAATTTCGATTGGTACTGATCCAAGAGAGGTAGTTGAAAGATTAAGAGGGATGGAAATCACACGAATTGAGAAGGCCAATGTAAAGTTAAAGGAAACTGGAGCTAGAGTTATTGTCGAGGGAATCATAGCTGGATTATGTAAAGATCCGGAATCTTTAGTTAAAAAAATTAGAACACTTAGAAGAGAAGGCAAAATTAGCCAAGAACTTAATATAGTTTGTTACATGCCAACTGATGATAAGGGAAAGCCTGAGGTTTATGTAAATTGCGATTCTGGGAGAGTTAGAAGACCACTTATTATCGTTGAAGATGGAGAAATAAAATTAAATGATGAGCACATTGAGAAAATCGCAAGACAAGAATTAACATGGGATGACCTCATAAAAGAAGGCATCATAGAATATTTAGATGCAGATGAAGAAGAAAATGCTTTAATTGCTCTAGATAAAAATAAAGTAAATAATGATACAACACATCTTGAGATAGCTCCATACTCAATATTGGGCATATGCGCTTCAATAATTCCTTATGCTGAGCATAATCAATCTCCGAGGAATGCTTATGAATCTGCTATGGCTAAACAGGCACTCGGTATTTTTTCAACAAACTTCCCAAATAGAGTTGATTCTAGAGCACACTTGCTACATTATCCAGAAAAACCGTTAGTTACAACAAAAGGTATGGATTTAATGAATTATTATGATAGGCCTTCTGGTCAAAATTGTGTATTAGCTATCCTTTCCTTCCAAGGATACAATATGGAAGATGCAATTATTTTCAATAAATCTTCTATAGATAGAGGCCTTGTTAGATCAACATTTTTTAGAGTGTATGAAGCTGATTGTAAACAATACTTAGGTGGCCTTAGAGATAAATTCGAAGTCCCAGAGTCTGGGATAAGAGGTTATCGGGGTGAAAAATACTATCAACTTTTGGAAGAGGATGGCATAATTTCTGTTGAATCATCAGTAGAGGGTAATAGTGTACTTATAGGCAGAACAAGTCCTCCAAGATTTCTGGAGGAATACAAAGAATTCGAAGTAAGGGGTCCAACGAAACGAGACTCCTCTGCATGTGTAAGACCATCCGAATCTGGATTAGTTGATCAGGTATTTTTGACCGAATCAGTCGAGGGTAATAAGTTAGTCAAAGTGAGAGTAAGGAATGAACGTGTACCTGAATTGGGCGATAAATTTGCATCAAGACATGGACAGAAGGGAATTATAGGCCTTTTAGTTTCTGAAGAAAATATGCCTTTTACTGAAGATGGAATAGTTCCTGATATTATAATTAATCCTCATGCAATTCCATCAAGAATGACTATCGGACAATTTATTGAAGCTTTAGCCGGAAAAGTAGCTGCATTGGAGGGAAATATGGTTGATGGGACGCCTTTTGATAATGAGAACCTTACAGACCTTCGAGATCGTTTATTGAAATCAGGCTTTCAGCATAATGGTAGAGAAGTCTTCTATGATGGAATGAGTGGTAACAAATTTGTAGCAGACATATTTGTTGGTGTAGTATATTACCAGAAGCTACATCACATGGTCTCTGATAAAATGCATGCAAGAGCAAGAGGGCAAGTACAGATGCTGACTAGGCAACCAACAGAAGGAAGAGCTAGAGGCGGAGGTCTTAGATTTGGAGAAATGGAGAGGGACTGCTTAATAGGTCATGGAGCTTCAGCTTTACTTAGAGATAGGTTATTAGAAGAATCAGATAAATACATTGCAATGGCTTGTGAAAATTGTGGATTATTGGCTTATCAAGATATTAAACAGAACAAATATATTTGCAGAGTTTGTGGGGATAAAACAACAATATCTCCGGTTGAGATCTCATATGCTTTCAAGCTTTTGATGCAAGAATTAATGTCTCTTGGTATTGCTCCAAGACTGGTAGTAGGGGAGCGTGCGTGA
- a CDS encoding DNA-directed RNA polymerase subunit H, giving the protein MVKRVIEKSKFNLFEHNLVPRHEILTNSEIEDVQNKYHIKPYQLPYIKLSDPVVEFIGAKPGDILKVTRKSLTAGSSVNYRYVVEG; this is encoded by the coding sequence TTGGTTAAACGTGTTATTGAAAAAAGTAAATTCAATCTTTTCGAACACAACCTTGTACCTAGGCACGAAATACTAACAAACTCAGAAATTGAGGATGTGCAAAATAAATATCATATTAAACCGTATCAGTTACCATATATCAAATTATCCGATCCTGTAGTTGAATTCATTGGGGCTAAACCTGGAGATATTCTAAAAGTAACAAGAAAAAGCCTGACTGCAGGATCAAGTGTAAATTATAGGTATGTTGTTGAAGGTTGA